In one window of Henckelia pumila isolate YLH828 chromosome 1, ASM3356847v2, whole genome shotgun sequence DNA:
- the LOC140881136 gene encoding uncharacterized protein, with translation MPNPAAMAISNSIKPITLNPPFPFFAHKSNSLTTPSNFNPQPAFLSYKPLNQWRPIKSCMADQEIDMVKTKEGVYAAKAKKVVVLWDLDNKPPRGPPFEAAMALKGVAQKFGEVIDISAYANRHAFIHLPQWVVEERRDRRRTDVIERKGISTPSEPYICSVCGRKYTTNMDLRKHFRQLHERERQKKLTRMRSLKGKKRQRYKERFIDGNEKYNAAARSLLTPKIGYGLAQELKRAGVFVKTVEDKPQAADWALKRQMLHSMSRGVDWIVLVSDDSDFSEMLRKAKEARLGTVVVGDQDRALGTYADVWVPWIRVENREIKESDFELKSRGWKDLDERNESFSFSEFDGEAHGVERSLDELVQSMEFDGFRISAFSEGEEDYEDEEGDYFLDSEDELGDDAYF, from the coding sequence ATGCCAAATCCTGCTGCAATGGCAATCAGCAACTCCATTAAACCCATCACGCTCAATCCTCCGTTCCCCTTTTTCGCACACAAATCCAACTCTTTGACAACTCCCTCGAATTTCAATCCACAACCGGCTTTTTTGTCCTACAAACCACTGAATCAATGGCGTCCAATCAAATCTTGCATGGCGGACCAAGAAATCGACATGGTGAAGACGAAGGAAGGAGTTTACGCAGCAAAGGCCAAGAAAGTTGTTGTCTTGTGGGATTTGGACAACAAGCCCCCTCGTGGGCCGCCGTTCGAGGCGGCTATGGCTCTCAAAGGGGTAGCCCAGAAATTTGGTGAAGTTATCGATATTTCAGCTTATGCGAATCGTCACGCTTTTATTCATCTCCCTCAGTGGGTAGTCGAAGAACGCCGTGACCGTCGCCGTACGGATGTTATAGAACGAAAAGGGATATCCACCCCCTCCGAGCCGTATATCTGCTCGGTTTGTGGGCGGAAGTATACGACCAATATGGATTTGAGGAAGCATTTCCGGCAATTGCACGAGAGGGAGAGGCAGAAGAAGTTGACCAGGATGAGGAGTTTGAAGGGGAAGAAACGTCAGCGTTACAAGGAGAGATTTATAGATGGGAATGAGAAGTACAATGCGGCGGCCCGCAGTTTGTTGACCCCCAAAATCGGTTATGGGTTAGCCCAAGAGCTGAAGAGAGCTGGGGTATTTGTTAAGACTGTCGAGGATAAGCCACAGGCAGCGGATTGGGCTTTAAAGAGGCAAATGCTGCATTCTATGAGCAGAGGAGTTGATTGGATTGTGCTGGTGTCGGATGATTCTGATTTTTCAGAGATGTTGAGGAAAGCTAAGGAAGCCAGGTTGGGGACTGTGGTCGTCGGGGATCAGGATAGAGCATTGGGTACGTATGCTGATGTTTGGGTGCCATGGATTAGGGTGGAGAATAGGGAGATTAAGGAGagtgattttgaattgaagaGCAGAGGATGGAAGGACTTAGATGAAAGAAATGAAAGTTTTTCGTTTAGTGAGTTTGACGGGGAAGCTCATGGTGTTGAAAGGAGTTTGGATGAGCTAGTCCAGAGTATGGAGTTTGATGGCTTCAGAATTTCTGCCTTTTCTGAAGGGGAGGAAGATTACGAGGATGAGGAGGGCGATTACTTTTTGGATAGCGAAGATGAATTAGGAGATGATGCATATTTTTGA